The DNA sequence GCTATAGGATCAGGGCCATGCAAGCCTTATGATAAAAACAGAGATGGGATCAATATCGGTGAAGCGGCAGCAGCTGTCTATGTAACCAGCTGTCATTCTGACGAAGGAAGAATCTCACAAAATGAAAAATTCAGATTTAAAGTTCTGGGAGATTCTGCAGTGAATGATGCCAACCACATCTCCGGACCTTCAAGAACCGGTGACGGTTTGTATGCCAGTATCAGAAATGCAATGAAAGAAGCGAATGTTTCTTCAGAACAGATTGATTTTATTTCTGCCCACGGAACGGCAACTTTATATAACGACGAAATGGAAGCCATTGCCTTCAACAGAATGGATCTTCAGAATATTCCTCTCAATAGTATGAAAGGCTATTATGGACATTGTCTGGGTGCATCCGGACTACTTGAAAGCATTATTTCTATGGAAAGTGCTCTTCATAACACACTGCTTCCCTCAAAGAATTTTGAAGAAACAGGAGTAACCCAGCCTTTGAATATCATCAAAGAAAACCAGTCTGCAGCTGTAAGATACATTCTGAAGACGGCTTCAGGTTTTGGTGGCTGCAATGCAGCTGTTGTGCTGGAAAAATGTTAAAATGAACGTCATGAAGAAAACAAGCATCTGCACCATAGAACATTCAAAAATAACCGTTGACGGAAATCTTATTTTTGAAAGCCCAAGCGAAACCTTTCAGGAATTTGCCAAAGAAGCTTATAAAAGTTTAGACCTCAGCTATCCAAAGTTTCATAAAATGGATAATCTGAGCAAGCTGGCTTTTCTTTCCGCTGAAACCATTTTGAAAGATGAAGATCACAGCAGAACCGCCATCGTTTTTGCCAACAGATCTTCCAGCCTGGATACGGATTTCAAATATCAGGAAAGCATCAATGATCAGGATAACTTTTATCCGAGTCCGGCCGTTTTTGTCTACACTCTTCCTAATATCTGTGTAGGTGAAATCAGCATTAAACACAAAATGCAGACAGAAAATGCTTTTTTCGTTTTGGATGAATCTGATGAAAAATTTTTAAACAATTATTCAGAACAAATCCTGCTGTCCGGGAAGGCTGACAAAGTATTGTGCGGCTGGGTGGAATTGTATCAGGAAAATTACAAAGCTTTTGTATATTTGCTAACCTTATAAAAATGTAACAATATAACAGTGTGATGATATAATGATCTTAATGATATACTGAAGCACTGATAAACCAACTTAATTATGGAAAACTTAAAAACAGAATTGAAACACAAAATTATTGAAGTTCTTAATCTTGAAGATGTATCTGTAGAGGAAATCAAAGATACTGATCCATTATTCGGAGGAGGATTGGGACTGGATTCTATTGACGCTTTGGAACTGATCGTTCTTCTTGATAAAGACTACGGAATAAAATTAGCTGATCCTAAAAAAGGAAAGGAAATCTTTCAATCTATTGACACGATGGCAAAATTCATCGAAGACAACAGAACGAAATAAATTAATATAACAATCTAACAGTGTAGCCATGTAGCAATTATTGATCAATTGTTAGATCGCTGCACTGTTACATTATGTAATACCATGAGTCAAAAAATTGCCATAACGGGAATGGGCATCATTTCCTCCATCGGAAACAATGTGGAGGAAAATTTTATTTCATTACAATCCGGAAAACATGGAATTTCAGACATTGAAATGTTTGAAACCCGACATGCCGGAATTATTAAGACAGGTGAAATAAAATTATCCAACAAAGAACTTGTACAACAGCTTCAACTTGATGAAGACAACAATGTGACAAGAACTTCTTTATTGGGGATGGTTGCTGCTAAAGAAGCTGTAGAAAGTGCAGGAATTTCAGATATCAACGGCTACAAAACCGGATTAATCTGTTCCACCAGTGTAGGAGGTATGGATATTACTGAAAAATATTTCTACTCTTACGAAGACTTTCCTGAAGAGCAAAAATATATTGACGCCCACGATGCCGGAAATTCTTCATTGGCAATTGCCGATTATCTGGGATTAAAAGGAATGGTATCTACCATCAGTACAGCCTGCTCATCAGCAGCTAATGCCATTATGATGGGGGCTAAACTGATCAAAAACGGAGTTTTGGACCGTGTTATTGTAGGAGGAACAGATTCTCTTTCAAAGTTTACACTGAATGGATTCAATACCCTGATGATCCTTACAGATTCTTACAATACTCCCTTTGACAACAACAGAAAAGGGCTCAATCTTGGGGAAGCAGCCGCTTTCTTAGTTCTTGAATCTGAAGAAGTAGTCAAAAAAGAAAATAAAAAGGTTCTTGCTTATCTTTCCGGATACGGAAATGCCAATGATGCACACCATCAGACAGCCTCTTCTGAAAACGGACAGGGTGCATTTTTAGCCATGCAGCAAGCATTAAAAATTTCAGGATTAGAAAAAGAAAATATAGATTATATCAATGTTCATGGAACAGCTACTCCTAATAATGATTTATCAGAAGGAATTGCTATGATCAGAATCTTTGGTGAAAACCAGGTTCCCGAATTCAGCTCTACAAAAGCATTTACGGGCCATACGCTGGCAGCGGCGGCAGGAATTGAAGCCGTATTTTCAATATTAGCCATGCAAAACAGTGTTATCTTCCCGAATCTGAATTTCAAAACAAAAATGGAAGAATTTGATCTTACTCCTGTTACCGAACTGAAAGAAAAAAATATCAATCATGTACTATCCAATTCATTTGGGTTTGGAGGAAACTGTTCAACCTTAATTCTTTCAAAATCATGAGTGCAGTATACATCAACAGTGCATCCTGTATCTCAGTTCAGGACACTTTAAACGAAAATATTCTTCAGAACCTTACTCCTGAGAATTCTTCCAATATCATCAAAGCGGTAGAGCCCAATTATAAAGAGTTCATTCCGCCAGCCATGATCAGAAGAATGTCTAAAACGGTAAAAATGAGTTCTGTAGCCTCACATTATGCTTTAAAAGAAGCAGGTATTGAACAGCCGGATGCCATCATCGTAGGAACAGGAATGGGATGCTCGCAGGATTCTGAAAAGTTTTTGAAAAATGTGATTGATAATCATGAAGAGTTCCTTACTCCTACCTTTTTTATTCAGTCTACCCACAATACGGTAGCAGGGCAAATTGCTCTGGGACTACAATGTCATGCTTATAATTTCACCTATGTAAATACCTCCTCGTCACTGGAGTTTTCATTACTGGATGCTCAGCTTCAGATCAATGACGGAGAAGCAGAAAATGTTTTGGTAGGTTCTACAGATGAACAGACTGCCAGAACAATGGAGCTTTACTGTTTAAATAATACGATAAAAAAAGAAGCAGATCTTCCTGCCGATTATTTGCATTCCACTACCAATGGAGTTATTTGGGGTGAAGGTGCCAGCTTCTTTGTTGTAGGAAAAGATAAAACTGAAAGTTCTTACGCAAAACTTAAGAATATTAATATCAGTAACAAAGTTGAGTTAGATGAAGTACAGGACTTTATCCAAAATTTCTTAGCTCAGAATAATCTTTCAACCGGAGATATTGATGCTGTTATTTTAGGATTCAGTGGAGATGCAGATTCTGACGTTTACTACACAAAAGCAATGGATATTTTGCCTGCTTCCTCACAATTGTATTATAAACATCTGAGTGGGGAATTCAATACAGCGAGTGGTTTTTCAACATTTATCGCCTGTCATATCCTTAAGGAACAGCAGATCCCGGAAGTAATGATGATCAATGCAGAAAAAAAGGAAAGTATAAAGAATGTACTTCTTTACAACCATCTGGCGGGTAATGATCACAGTCTGGTATTATTGGAAAAGGCATAATTGTTGAAATTGAAAATTAAACAGTGTATTGTCATTCAGAGCGAAACGAAGTGAAGCGTGGAATCTAAAATTAGTCCAGACTCTACAGAGTGACAACGGTAGACGAGTTCAATATAAATACAGCAACCAGCAATGAAACATTATCCATTCATACTGTTCTATCTTTTTTGTAACGTTTTTATTTATGCGTTTCATGGAAGCTTTTGGGTGTATCTGTTTTGTTTTTTTGCTTTTTCCGCAGTCGTAGTCTGGGGTTCTTTTGATATTGAACTGGGATATTTCGTTAACAGTATCACTCATAAACGCACAAAGATCAAAGAAGTAGCTCTTACTTTTGACGATGGTCCCACTGAATTTACCCCAAAGTTTTTAGATTTACTTAAAGAACATCAGGTAAAAGCCACTTTCTTCTGTATCGGAAAACAGATTGAAAAATACCCTGAAACTTTTCAGAGAATCATTGCAGAAGGTCATACAATCGGAAATCATACGTTATCACACTCCAATTCAACTGGATTTTTATCTACCTCAAAAATGATTGAGGAAATTAAAAAGTGTGATGAAGCCATAAAAAATACGGGAAATATTAGCACTAGCCTGTACAGACCACCTTTCGGAGTAACGAATCCTAATATTGCAAAAGCCATCAAAAGAACGAATAAAATAAGCACAGGATGGAATGTACGGTCTTTAGATACCATCATTGATGATGAAAAGAAAATCTACCGCAGAGTGACCAAAGGCTTGAAGAAAGGCAGTATTATCCTGCTTCATGATACTTCAGAAAAGACCTGTCGCGTGCTGGCCAATTTATTAGTATTTTTGAAGGACAAAAAATATTCAACATTTACTGTTGATACAATTATAAATTCAAATAGAAATGATTAAAAATATTGCTTTCGGAGCATTCTTACTGGTTTCCGGTTTCTTTTTTGCACAAAATACGGCCATGTCAGGAGCTGAAGCCAAAGCATTTGTGTCGAAGGTATCTTCGGAAACTAAAGAAATCAAAACTTTACAGAGTGATTTTACCCAGACCAAAAAAATGGACTTTCTGGATAAAAGCATTGTTACTTATGGGAGAATGTCACTTCAGACTCCCAACATGCTGAGCTGGAAATATACCAAACCTTATCAGTACAGCATTGTTTTTAAAAGCAATAAAATCTACATCAATGATCAGGGAAAGAAGTCATCTGTAGATGCCAAAAGCAAAACATTTGAAAAGATTAACAAACTGATTGTAGGAAGTTCAAACGGAACGATGTTCAATGATCCTGAATTTACGGTAACGTATTTTAAGAACGGAAATTATAATGTCGCGAAGTTTATTCCTAAAACATCACAGCTGTTGAAATATATCAAACAGATTGAGCTGTATTTTCCAAAGAATCAGTCTACGGTTTCTCAGGTTAATATGACGGAAGCTTCCGGAGATACTACAAATATTGTTTTTAAAAATACCAAGATCAATGCGTCAATTCCAGCGTCAGAGTTTTCTTTATAGCCTGATCCTGAGTCTGGCTGTTTCCTGTAAAACGTATAAGCTAACTGATGCTAAACCAGTTTCTACATCTGAAAAGACGGTTGAAAATTTATATTTCTCTTCCGGTGAAGATTATGTCTACAAATGCCAGATGGACATTTATAAAAACCATGTAAGCGGTATTCTGATCATCAAAAAACTGAACGAAACAACGCATCGTGTGGCATTAACATCAGATTTTGGGAATAAACTGATTGATTTTGAAGTTTCTGACAATAATTTCAAACTGAATTATGTACTTCCTGATCTGGATAAAAAAATAGTCATCAATTTCCTGAAAAATGACTTCCAGCAGCTTTTGAAAAGACAGTACCCGGTGAACGAAAGTTTTGAGAATGATAATGCTAAAATCTTTCTTTCCAAAATTGAGAATAAAAGCTATTATTTATTCTTCAACAAGGAAAACGGTTTACTGAAACAGATTATTTATACGAAAAATAATAAGGAAAAAATCGATTTTACTTTTGATGCAAAAAAACCTATCTTCGCGGATAGCTTAAACTTACAGCACAAAGATTTTAAGATCAATATAAAACTATTTCAAATAACCGAAACAGAATAATTTCCAACAGGAAAACTGCACAATAAGTAGTGTCATTTTTCAGACCGGACTGTATTGTACATTTAATCTTAAAAATAAGATCATGCAAACCATTCTTACAGACTTTTATACTTTAACATCTTATGAGAAAGCAGAAGACGGAAAGTTTACTGCTCACATTCATCTTAATAAAGACCACGATATTTTCAAAGGACATTTTCCTGGAAACCCGGTAACTCCCGGCGTTTGCATGATGCAGATCATCAAAGAACTTACTGAGGAATTTACAGGTTCAAAATTGTTCTTAAAAACCGCATCCAATGTAAAATTCATGGCAATCATCAATCCTTTTGAGACTCCTGACTTACAGCTTCAACTGGATATTAACGAAAATGAAGAAGACGTTAAAGTAAAAAATACAACTTCTTTTGGCGAGACTATTGCATTAAAACTGTCTGTAAGCTATAAAAAAATACCATCATGAAACTTATCTTATCATTCATAGCAGCATTTGTTT is a window from the Chryseobacterium indologenes genome containing:
- a CDS encoding beta-ketoacyl synthase N-terminal-like domain-containing protein, with the translated sequence MRKEVYITDYNCVTPLGFTADANWKALLEGKSGVALHKIIDNQDAFYASMIDSEKLNEEFNRFFDNAQNNMLNFTRLEKMLLLSLRPLVEKHTPSDDTAFILSTTKGNISLLKNQSELPEGVYLSKLAQKIADFFGFTTKPIVVSNACVSGVMAIAVAKNMIQAGKYKDAFVIAGDELSEFVISGFNSFQAIGSGPCKPYDKNRDGINIGEAAAAVYVTSCHSDEGRISQNEKFRFKVLGDSAVNDANHISGPSRTGDGLYASIRNAMKEANVSSEQIDFISAHGTATLYNDEMEAIAFNRMDLQNIPLNSMKGYYGHCLGASGLLESIISMESALHNTLLPSKNFEETGVTQPLNIIKENQSAAVRYILKTASGFGGCNAAVVLEKC
- a CDS encoding 3-oxoacyl-ACP synthase; amino-acid sequence: MKKTSICTIEHSKITVDGNLIFESPSETFQEFAKEAYKSLDLSYPKFHKMDNLSKLAFLSAETILKDEDHSRTAIVFANRSSSLDTDFKYQESINDQDNFYPSPAVFVYTLPNICVGEISIKHKMQTENAFFVLDESDEKFLNNYSEQILLSGKADKVLCGWVELYQENYKAFVYLLTL
- a CDS encoding phosphopantetheine-binding protein, which gives rise to MENLKTELKHKIIEVLNLEDVSVEEIKDTDPLFGGGLGLDSIDALELIVLLDKDYGIKLADPKKGKEIFQSIDTMAKFIEDNRTK
- a CDS encoding beta-ketoacyl-[acyl-carrier-protein] synthase family protein yields the protein MSQKIAITGMGIISSIGNNVEENFISLQSGKHGISDIEMFETRHAGIIKTGEIKLSNKELVQQLQLDEDNNVTRTSLLGMVAAKEAVESAGISDINGYKTGLICSTSVGGMDITEKYFYSYEDFPEEQKYIDAHDAGNSSLAIADYLGLKGMVSTISTACSSAANAIMMGAKLIKNGVLDRVIVGGTDSLSKFTLNGFNTLMILTDSYNTPFDNNRKGLNLGEAAAFLVLESEEVVKKENKKVLAYLSGYGNANDAHHQTASSENGQGAFLAMQQALKISGLEKENIDYINVHGTATPNNDLSEGIAMIRIFGENQVPEFSSTKAFTGHTLAAAAGIEAVFSILAMQNSVIFPNLNFKTKMEEFDLTPVTELKEKNINHVLSNSFGFGGNCSTLILSKS
- a CDS encoding beta-ketoacyl synthase N-terminal-like domain-containing protein — its product is MSAVYINSASCISVQDTLNENILQNLTPENSSNIIKAVEPNYKEFIPPAMIRRMSKTVKMSSVASHYALKEAGIEQPDAIIVGTGMGCSQDSEKFLKNVIDNHEEFLTPTFFIQSTHNTVAGQIALGLQCHAYNFTYVNTSSSLEFSLLDAQLQINDGEAENVLVGSTDEQTARTMELYCLNNTIKKEADLPADYLHSTTNGVIWGEGASFFVVGKDKTESSYAKLKNINISNKVELDEVQDFIQNFLAQNNLSTGDIDAVILGFSGDADSDVYYTKAMDILPASSQLYYKHLSGEFNTASGFSTFIACHILKEQQIPEVMMINAEKKESIKNVLLYNHLAGNDHSLVLLEKA
- a CDS encoding polysaccharide deacetylase family protein, whose amino-acid sequence is MKHYPFILFYLFCNVFIYAFHGSFWVYLFCFFAFSAVVVWGSFDIELGYFVNSITHKRTKIKEVALTFDDGPTEFTPKFLDLLKEHQVKATFFCIGKQIEKYPETFQRIIAEGHTIGNHTLSHSNSTGFLSTSKMIEEIKKCDEAIKNTGNISTSLYRPPFGVTNPNIAKAIKRTNKISTGWNVRSLDTIIDDEKKIYRRVTKGLKKGSIILLHDTSEKTCRVLANLLVFLKDKKYSTFTVDTIINSNRND
- a CDS encoding LolA family protein, whose amino-acid sequence is MIKNIAFGAFLLVSGFFFAQNTAMSGAEAKAFVSKVSSETKEIKTLQSDFTQTKKMDFLDKSIVTYGRMSLQTPNMLSWKYTKPYQYSIVFKSNKIYINDQGKKSSVDAKSKTFEKINKLIVGSSNGTMFNDPEFTVTYFKNGNYNVAKFIPKTSQLLKYIKQIELYFPKNQSTVSQVNMTEASGDTTNIVFKNTKINASIPASEFSL
- a CDS encoding 3-hydroxyacyl-ACP dehydratase, with the protein product MQTILTDFYTLTSYEKAEDGKFTAHIHLNKDHDIFKGHFPGNPVTPGVCMMQIIKELTEEFTGSKLFLKTASNVKFMAIINPFETPDLQLQLDINENEEDVKVKNTTSFGETIALKLSVSYKKIPS